The sequence below is a genomic window from Pleurocapsa sp. PCC 7327.
GCTATCTGGACTTCGGCAGAAGATCCCGTTCCATCGCTATCAAAGAATAACGAGCCGTCAGCATTGTTGTAAATAAATCGGTCGTCTGCATCAGTCGCTGCCGTCCCTACAGTAAACTGAGATGCTGCTAGCGTAGCATCAGCCGTCAGTCCGCCACCGAAACCAGCAGCAGAGACGAGAATCGTATCGTCAGCAGTAGAAAAATCAGTAATGCGATCGATCCCTTCCTTGGCAGACTGGAAGACGAAACGATCCGCGCCCGCACCGCCAGTAAGAGTGTCGCTACCCATACCGCCGACTAATATGTCATTGTTCGCTCCACCAGAGAGACTGTCGTTACTTGCTCTCTCTTGTAAGGGGTCTGGATTGGAAGCAACAGTGGATTTATTACCATCAATCGCAGCGTTACTCCCATCTCCATCAGTAGAGCTAGGCGTAGGCGTTGCACTGGCAGTAGACGCTCCACTACTCGCACCTAGTCCGGCAGCCGGACTATCTGAAGGCACTGAATGTACTAATAAACCATTACTTTCTTGCAAAGATCCTAATTTTGGATCGGCAATGATAATATTCGCAGTAGCGTTGGTATCGTTGAAATTCTTCGTTTGTTTGGGGGGATATTGAATGTTGTTACCATTGTCGGTTAGCGCCCGATTGGTGTGCTGTTGAATCCCCCAACCCTCCGTACCGTTAGAGGCGGTGTTTTTATAAAAAATCGTATTTTTGACGCTCACGGGCGAATTGTCTGCCGACACCCCACCGCCTACCCATCCGGCGTAATTGTAAGCAATCGTGCTATTGACAATATCTGTCTTGCCATACAACGCCATTGCCCCACCATTACCGCTCTTTTCGAGGGATTCGGCTCGGTTGCCAGAAAAAGTAACGTTATTGATTTGCGTCGGGGAGTTCATCATCCACAATCCACCCCCTTGACCAGCAGCTTTATTACCAGCAAAACTGCTGTCAGTAATCGTCAATCCTCGATTGACCTCATTACTCATCACCACGACACCGCCGCCATTTCCCCCATTTCCCCCATTGGGTAGCGCTAGGACATGGTTGTTCTCAAAGACGCTTCTGGTGATGCTGACTCGATCTTGTCCGCCTGTATATAAATATGCGGCACCGCCTTCGCCTCTGCCTTGATTGTTTTTAAAGGTGCTATTGCTAATCTCAATTGCACCGCCTGCGCCATCTCTCGCACTGGCGCGATCGGCAAAAATAGCTCCACCATAGCCTCTCAAAAATGGATTGGGGTTGCCTGAATCGTAAGAAGCTGCCGTTGTTTTGTTATTGATAAATTGACTATTTTTAACAGTCATGTTGCCGTTCAGGCTGTTGATAGCCGCGCCATTAATGCCTTCATTACCGATAAAGGCACTATCGGTGACGGTCAAGTTATTGGGACCCCAAAAGGCGATTGCCCCCGCGCCTCTTTCATCGTTGCCTGCTGTCGCTTTATTGCCTTCAAATCGACTGCCCTTGACCGTTAGATTGCCTTCATAAGCGATAAAAATCGCTCCTCCTCCAAGGTTGGCATTATTGTTGATGAAGTCAACATTTTCTACGATTACGCTTCCTTGGTGAGTGGTACTAATGGCTCCACCGCGATCGCTGGTAGAGCCATTAGCAAGCGTAAGGTTTTTGATGGTCAAGTCGGTTGGCGTTGCAGAAGTGGAATTGAGATAGAATATGCGAGTTTGGTTATTCCCACTTATCGTCAAATTAGAGGCGCCTTGTCCGTCTATGATTAAGTTTTTGCCCGTGGGAATCGAAAGTTCGCGATTGAGGGTAATTGTTTTATTCGCTAGCTCGGCAGCAAATCTAATCGTATCTCCCGATTTTGCATTTTCGAGTGCTTCTCTTAAAGACCCAGCGCCACTATCATTGGTATTTGTAACGACTAAAGAATTCGCTCCATTCTCAGTAGAAGCGACAGATATGGGTTGAGTTTCTTGTGGCGATGATTTTTCTCCTGCTAGGGTTTCACTGTTTGCTAGTTTTGGATCGCGAGCAGAGTTATTGGGTTTGGAACTGGAAGTGTTTCCCGAATTAATGAGAGCATCGGAGTTATTATCTGTCTTCTCTTGAACCTTCGAGCTGGTATCTTTCTCAGCTTCAATCTCATCGGAACGACGTTTTAAAAGTGTAGTTGTCTCTTGGTTGTCTTCTAAGGAAAGCGAGCGTGAGAGGCGATTGTTATTAGACATGATGGATCGAATTATAAACAGAACAACAGTAGAAAGATGAG
It includes:
- a CDS encoding putative calcium-binding protein → MSNNNRLSRSLSLEDNQETTTLLKRRSDEIEAEKDTSSKVQEKTDNNSDALINSGNTSSSKPNNSARDPKLANSETLAGEKSSPQETQPISVASTENGANSLVVTNTNDSGAGSLREALENAKSGDTIRFAAELANKTITLNRELSIPTGKNLIIDGQGASNLTISGNNQTRIFYLNSTSATPTDLTIKNLTLANGSTSDRGGAISTTHQGSVIVENVDFINNNANLGGGAIFIAYEGNLTVKGSRFEGNKATAGNDERGAGAIAFWGPNNLTVTDSAFIGNEGINGAAINSLNGNMTVKNSQFINNKTTAASYDSGNPNPFLRGYGGAIFADRASARDGAGGAIEISNSTFKNNQGRGEGGAAYLYTGGQDRVSITRSVFENNHVLALPNGGNGGNGGGVVVMSNEVNRGLTITDSSFAGNKAAGQGGGLWMMNSPTQINNVTFSGNRAESLEKSGNGGAMALYGKTDIVNSTIAYNYAGWVGGGVSADNSPVSVKNTIFYKNTASNGTEGWGIQQHTNRALTDNGNNIQYPPKQTKNFNDTNATANIIIADPKLGSLQESNGLLVHSVPSDSPAAGLGASSGASTASATPTPSSTDGDGSNAAIDGNKSTVASNPDPLQERASNDSLSGGANNDILVGGMGSDTLTGGAGADRFVFQSAKEGIDRITDFSTADDTILVSAAGFGGGLTADATLAASQFTVGTAATDADDRFIYNNADGSLFFDSDGTGSSAEVQIAILNGLPSLTNTDITVTS